From Myxococcota bacterium, a single genomic window includes:
- a CDS encoding efflux transporter outer membrane subunit: MSLGRSLALLTALALAACAVGPDYHRPELPVTETFRDTAAEQASIADTPWFDVFNDPVLRQLVEESLANNRDLHAAIANVEQARDQAAIARGPLFPQIGYNAAAGRGKQAVVASAVTGLPTGNTFLALANASWEIDVWGRIRRSAEASYADLLASDAVRRGVVLSLVSSVAQAYFELLELDLELQIDHDNVVAFQETYELFSRRYRGGVASKLDSLRAQAALAQVAADVPRVEQAIVAKENQLSVLVGRPAQGMPRGAVLLAQAVPPETPAGVPAQLLERRPDLIESEQRLVTANAAIGETFANYFPRVGLTALGGTLSTDASRLLEGRASIWSYAAQAAGPLFTAGQTTYQWRAAQAATEAARASYEGSVLNALAEVSNALTARTKLATQRGELEKAVNALEESLKTARTRYTGGLASYLEVLDAQQQLYPAQLALAQVRLQELVAVVDLYRVLGGGWSQNGETPTVPSNLRP; encoded by the coding sequence GTGAGTCTCGGCCGGTCTCTCGCGCTGCTCACCGCGCTCGCGCTGGCGGCCTGCGCCGTCGGGCCCGACTACCACCGCCCCGAGCTGCCCGTCACCGAGACCTTCCGCGACACGGCGGCCGAGCAGGCGTCGATCGCCGACACGCCGTGGTTCGACGTATTCAACGACCCGGTGCTGCGCCAGCTCGTCGAGGAGTCACTCGCCAACAACCGCGACCTGCACGCGGCGATCGCCAACGTCGAGCAAGCGCGCGACCAGGCGGCGATCGCGCGCGGCCCGCTGTTTCCGCAGATCGGCTACAACGCCGCCGCCGGCCGCGGCAAGCAGGCCGTGGTCGCGAGCGCGGTCACGGGCCTGCCCACGGGAAACACCTTCCTCGCGCTCGCGAACGCATCGTGGGAGATCGACGTGTGGGGCCGGATCCGGCGCAGCGCCGAAGCGAGCTACGCCGACCTGCTCGCCAGCGACGCGGTGCGGCGGGGCGTCGTGCTATCGCTGGTCTCCTCGGTCGCGCAGGCCTACTTCGAGCTGCTCGAGCTCGATCTCGAGCTGCAGATCGACCACGACAACGTGGTCGCCTTCCAGGAGACCTACGAACTGTTCAGCCGGCGCTACCGCGGGGGCGTGGCGTCCAAGCTCGACTCACTGCGCGCGCAGGCGGCGCTCGCACAGGTGGCGGCCGACGTGCCCCGGGTCGAGCAGGCGATCGTGGCCAAGGAGAACCAGCTCTCCGTGCTGGTCGGCCGGCCGGCGCAGGGCATGCCGCGCGGAGCCGTGCTCCTGGCGCAGGCCGTGCCTCCGGAAACTCCCGCGGGCGTGCCGGCGCAGCTGCTGGAACGGCGCCCGGACCTGATCGAGTCGGAGCAGCGCCTGGTCACGGCGAACGCCGCCATCGGAGAGACGTTCGCAAACTACTTCCCGCGCGTGGGACTCACGGCGCTGGGCGGCACGCTCAGCACCGACGCCTCGCGGCTGCTCGAGGGGCGCGCCTCGATCTGGTCCTACGCGGCGCAGGCCGCGGGGCCGCTCTTCACCGCGGGCCAGACCACCTACCAGTGGCGCGCGGCCCAGGCGGCGACCGAAGCCGCGCGCGCGAGCTACGAAGGCTCGGTGCTGAACGCGCTGGCCGAGGTGTCCAACGCGCTCACCGCGCGCACGAAGCTTGCGACGCAGCGCGGCGAGCTCGAGAAGGCGGTCAACGCGCTCGAGGAATCACTCAAGACCGCCCGCACGCGTTACACGGGCGGGCTCGCGAGCTACCTCGAAGTGCTCGACGCCCAGCAGCAGCTCTACCCCGCGC